The Quercus robur chromosome 7, dhQueRobu3.1, whole genome shotgun sequence genome has a segment encoding these proteins:
- the LOC126693175 gene encoding FRIGIDA-like protein 5 isoform X1, which yields MEKVSSEFEVAEIKKQTLRKTLEQIHSSSSSLLLFSLQWKDLEDQFDTTRRFLQEQAKELESKEKRLEELSRGFEKKEERFGECLKEFELKEVKLEERVKEVELREERIEERSRDFEVKEKRYGECIRELEAKEKKIEEWSNELELKEKRFELREGKRPRTPVFADAAPKLPHQEPASLFSNQASSVHSHVKSGQLSKESLQLYSKVASSMVRSKLDPKCSSIKEKGQKLLTLFKRNQRKEKKLKLLLKKQVDYKSIRNQFSDALQSASDPEKIVLDAMKVVFRSILKGDGGSELDVSRNFIFLLKQLPQVSLQIKPLVKDEAKKYALIWKSKLKKKRGDHLLVVAFLLFLVVYELSSSFYADEVLGLLDTDVWCKQVPDLCQVLGLSDIMPVDFIQNLIKEEQQLEAIKYICALELVDKFPPLSLLSDHFNNSKRKAEELCKKGNNSLSVQLERISKELASLRALLSYAEIYKHEAPYLPEILEKIIAELERQQTKKKCEYDDSNDKNGLLTGSKATSLQQHSEQKCVAPTNKITASSATFTINLVNTPKSEPQEQSNNKRQKTEVPKEVPPIDSVGAAFAFHSTQPASWQ from the exons ATGGAGAAAGTCTCAAGCGAATTTGAAGTGGCGGAGATAAAGAAGCAAACTCTGCGGAAAACGCTGGAGCAAATCCACAGTTCTTCGTCTTCGCtacttttgttctctcttcaatgGAAGGATCTGGAAGACCAGTTCGATACGACGCGTCGTTTTCTCCAGGAACAGGCGAAAGAGCTCGAGTCCAAAGAGAAGCGGCTCGAGGAGTTGTCGAGAGGTTTCGAGAAGAAAGAGGAACGATTTGGAGAGTGTTTGAAGGAGTTCGAGTTGAAAGAGGTGAAATTGGAGGAGAGAGTTAAAGAGGTTGAATTGAGAGAAGAGAGGATTGAGGAGCGTTCTAGAGATTTTGAGGTGAAGGAGAAGCGGTATGGAGAGTGTATTCGAGAGCTCGAGGCGAAAGAGAAGAAGATTGAGGAGTGGTCTAATGAGCTTGAGTTGAAAGAGAAGAGATTTGAATTGAGAGAGGGGAAGCGTCCACGAACACCTGTATTTGCAGATGCTGCACCAAAACTGCCTCATCAGGAGCCAGCAAGCTTGTTCAGCAATCAAG CAAGCAGTGTTCATTCCCATGTAAAGAGTGGGCAATTGTCAAAGGAAAGTTTGCAATTGTACAGCAAAGTGGCTTCTTCAATGGTGAGATCTAAGCTGGATCCTAAATGCTCATCTATAAAAGAGAAAGGACAGAAATTGCTAACATTATTTAAACGaaatcaaaggaaagaaaagaaattgaaattgttACTTAAAAAGCAAGTGGATTATAAGTCAATACGCAATCAATTTTCTGATGCTCTTCAATCGGCATCAGATCCGGAGAAGATTGTTTTGGATGCAATGAAGGTAGTTTTTCGTTCAATCTTAAAGGGAGATGGAGGCTCTGAGTTGGATGTTTCtagaaacttcatttttttgttgaaacagCTACCACAAGTTTCACTCCAGATTAAGCCTCTGGTGAAAGATGAAGCCAAGAAGTATGCACTTATTTGGAAATCAAAGTTGAAAAAGAAGAGAGGTGATCATTTGCTGGTTGTGGCTTTTCTGCTATTTTTAGTAGTCTATGAGTTGAGCTCTTCTTTTTATGCGGATGAGGTTCTTGGTCTTTTGGATACTGATGTTTGGTGTAAACAGGTCCCTGATTTATGTCAGGTCCTTGGCCTGTCAGATATTATGCCTG TAGATTTTATTCAAAATCTTATCAAAGAAGAGCAGCAGTTGGAAGCTATTAAATATATCTGTGCACTGGAGCTGGTTGACAAGTTCCCACCATTGTCTCTTTTAAGTGATCATTTTAATAATTCTAAAAGAAAAGCAGAGGAACTATGCAAGAAAGGAAATAACTCACTTTCAGTTCAG CTTGAGCGGATAAGCAAAGAATTAGCTTCTTTAAGAGCTTTACTAAGCTACGCTGAAATTTACAAGCATGAAGCTCCATACTTGCCCGAAATCCTTGAAAAAATCATTGCGGAACTGGAAAGGCAGCAGACAAAGAAAAAGTGTGAGTATGATGACTCCAATGACAAAAATGGACTTCTTACTGGATCTAAAGCTACATCATTGCAGCAGCATAGTGAGCAGAAATGTGTTGCTCCAACAAACAAGATAACAGCCTCCTCTGCAACATTTACCATAAATTTGGTCAATACTCCCAAGTCCGAGCCTCAAGAACAAAGTAATAATAAGCGTCAGAAAACAGAAGTTCCAAAAGAGGTTCCCCCAATTGATTCTGTTGGTGCCGCTTTTGCATTTCACTCCACGCAACCCGCTAGTTGGCAGTGA
- the LOC126693175 gene encoding FRIGIDA-like protein 5 isoform X2: MEKVSSEFEVAEIKKQTLRKTLEQIHSSSSSLLLFSLQWKDLEDQFDTTRRFLQEQAKELESKEKRLEELSRGFEKKEERFGECLKEFELKEVKLEERVKEVELREERIEERSRDFEVKEKRYGECIRELEAKEKKIEEWSNELELKEKRFELREGKRPRTPVFADAAPKLPHQEPASLFSNQASSVHSHVKSGQLSKESLQLYSKVASSMVRSKLDPKCSSIKEKGQKLLTLFKRNQRKEKKLKLLLKKQVDYKSIRNQFSDALQSASDPEKIVLDAMKVVFRSILKGDGGSELDVSRNFIFLLKQLPQVSLQIKPLVKDEAKKYALIWKSKLKKKRGDHLLVVAFLLFLVVYELSSSFYADEVLGLLDTDVWCKQVPDLCQVLGLSDIMPDFIQNLIKEEQQLEAIKYICALELVDKFPPLSLLSDHFNNSKRKAEELCKKGNNSLSVQLERISKELASLRALLSYAEIYKHEAPYLPEILEKIIAELERQQTKKKCEYDDSNDKNGLLTGSKATSLQQHSEQKCVAPTNKITASSATFTINLVNTPKSEPQEQSNNKRQKTEVPKEVPPIDSVGAAFAFHSTQPASWQ; encoded by the exons ATGGAGAAAGTCTCAAGCGAATTTGAAGTGGCGGAGATAAAGAAGCAAACTCTGCGGAAAACGCTGGAGCAAATCCACAGTTCTTCGTCTTCGCtacttttgttctctcttcaatgGAAGGATCTGGAAGACCAGTTCGATACGACGCGTCGTTTTCTCCAGGAACAGGCGAAAGAGCTCGAGTCCAAAGAGAAGCGGCTCGAGGAGTTGTCGAGAGGTTTCGAGAAGAAAGAGGAACGATTTGGAGAGTGTTTGAAGGAGTTCGAGTTGAAAGAGGTGAAATTGGAGGAGAGAGTTAAAGAGGTTGAATTGAGAGAAGAGAGGATTGAGGAGCGTTCTAGAGATTTTGAGGTGAAGGAGAAGCGGTATGGAGAGTGTATTCGAGAGCTCGAGGCGAAAGAGAAGAAGATTGAGGAGTGGTCTAATGAGCTTGAGTTGAAAGAGAAGAGATTTGAATTGAGAGAGGGGAAGCGTCCACGAACACCTGTATTTGCAGATGCTGCACCAAAACTGCCTCATCAGGAGCCAGCAAGCTTGTTCAGCAATCAAG CAAGCAGTGTTCATTCCCATGTAAAGAGTGGGCAATTGTCAAAGGAAAGTTTGCAATTGTACAGCAAAGTGGCTTCTTCAATGGTGAGATCTAAGCTGGATCCTAAATGCTCATCTATAAAAGAGAAAGGACAGAAATTGCTAACATTATTTAAACGaaatcaaaggaaagaaaagaaattgaaattgttACTTAAAAAGCAAGTGGATTATAAGTCAATACGCAATCAATTTTCTGATGCTCTTCAATCGGCATCAGATCCGGAGAAGATTGTTTTGGATGCAATGAAGGTAGTTTTTCGTTCAATCTTAAAGGGAGATGGAGGCTCTGAGTTGGATGTTTCtagaaacttcatttttttgttgaaacagCTACCACAAGTTTCACTCCAGATTAAGCCTCTGGTGAAAGATGAAGCCAAGAAGTATGCACTTATTTGGAAATCAAAGTTGAAAAAGAAGAGAGGTGATCATTTGCTGGTTGTGGCTTTTCTGCTATTTTTAGTAGTCTATGAGTTGAGCTCTTCTTTTTATGCGGATGAGGTTCTTGGTCTTTTGGATACTGATGTTTGGTGTAAACAGGTCCCTGATTTATGTCAGGTCCTTGGCCTGTCAGATATTATGCCTG ATTTTATTCAAAATCTTATCAAAGAAGAGCAGCAGTTGGAAGCTATTAAATATATCTGTGCACTGGAGCTGGTTGACAAGTTCCCACCATTGTCTCTTTTAAGTGATCATTTTAATAATTCTAAAAGAAAAGCAGAGGAACTATGCAAGAAAGGAAATAACTCACTTTCAGTTCAG CTTGAGCGGATAAGCAAAGAATTAGCTTCTTTAAGAGCTTTACTAAGCTACGCTGAAATTTACAAGCATGAAGCTCCATACTTGCCCGAAATCCTTGAAAAAATCATTGCGGAACTGGAAAGGCAGCAGACAAAGAAAAAGTGTGAGTATGATGACTCCAATGACAAAAATGGACTTCTTACTGGATCTAAAGCTACATCATTGCAGCAGCATAGTGAGCAGAAATGTGTTGCTCCAACAAACAAGATAACAGCCTCCTCTGCAACATTTACCATAAATTTGGTCAATACTCCCAAGTCCGAGCCTCAAGAACAAAGTAATAATAAGCGTCAGAAAACAGAAGTTCCAAAAGAGGTTCCCCCAATTGATTCTGTTGGTGCCGCTTTTGCATTTCACTCCACGCAACCCGCTAGTTGGCAGTGA